One genomic region from Reichenbachiella ulvae encodes:
- a CDS encoding cyclic peptide export ABC transporter, translating to MKVILLLVKSSKSLFLIAAIASILTGLSSTMVIKSIHEAVKDDTLDVQSFVIAFLSYWLLYGFLSLVASYTVARLTEKIIQQLRMNLSSKILSSTFESIEHHQSKLLPILTEDIKTIAYSMDRLPGVTTGLATVIGILAYMIWYSPILSGATLILFVLVYLFTRFSLPFVRKYAYTSRDYLNDLFIKFEGLVFGIKELTLNRDFSESYLNDQIEPVSTLQNKYYLKENVVSAITNRSTDMILLLGMGILIFLINHYQFVSLPFFGDYITLVLFTLAPLSTAAGFLSSIKRIEASLEHIENVGITIDEVKSESLEINSENWESNSPVISLNAVERSYYHSEEDAPFTLGPINLNINKGDLIFLVGGNGSGKTTLAKMILGLYNPQNGSISYKGNKVESKHLSYYRSRFSAVFTDSYVFDQLLHIKEQQLQQKSEELIDMLELSKKVRIENGKFSSKRLSDGQKKRLSLIVSILEDKEVYLFDEWAANQDPHFKEVFYYKILNYLKENGKTVIVITHDDRYFDVADRIIKLVNGKIAQYAQ from the coding sequence ATGAAAGTAATTTTACTTTTAGTCAAATCTTCTAAGTCACTTTTCCTTATCGCTGCAATTGCGAGTATCCTCACAGGCCTTAGCTCAACCATGGTCATTAAGAGTATTCATGAAGCTGTAAAGGATGATACTTTAGATGTTCAATCATTTGTTATAGCTTTCTTAAGTTACTGGTTATTATACGGGTTTCTTTCTCTTGTTGCGTCATATACAGTGGCTAGGTTGACAGAGAAAATCATCCAGCAACTACGGATGAATCTATCCTCCAAAATATTAAGCTCTACCTTCGAATCAATTGAGCACCATCAATCAAAACTACTTCCAATTCTAACAGAGGACATTAAAACGATTGCTTATTCAATGGACCGACTACCGGGGGTTACTACAGGACTAGCCACAGTTATCGGGATACTAGCTTACATGATATGGTACTCGCCCATTTTATCAGGAGCTACTCTTATCTTATTTGTATTAGTCTATCTTTTTACCAGATTTAGTTTGCCATTTGTACGAAAGTATGCCTATACTTCTCGGGATTATTTGAATGATCTCTTCATCAAGTTTGAAGGTTTGGTTTTTGGTATCAAAGAGTTAACCCTTAATAGAGATTTTAGTGAGTCATATTTAAACGATCAAATAGAACCAGTAAGCACACTTCAGAATAAATACTATCTGAAGGAAAATGTGGTTTCGGCTATCACTAACCGATCCACAGACATGATCCTTTTATTAGGTATGGGGATTTTGATTTTCTTGATTAATCACTATCAATTCGTTTCCTTACCTTTCTTCGGAGACTATATCACCTTGGTGCTATTCACCCTTGCGCCACTATCTACAGCTGCGGGTTTTTTGAGCAGTATCAAACGAATTGAAGCATCTCTAGAGCATATAGAAAACGTTGGTATCACAATCGACGAGGTGAAGTCGGAAAGTTTAGAGATTAACTCAGAAAACTGGGAGTCTAATTCACCTGTGATTTCTTTGAATGCGGTTGAAAGATCATACTATCATTCTGAAGAAGATGCACCTTTCACTTTAGGCCCCATTAACCTAAATATTAATAAGGGGGATTTGATTTTTCTTGTTGGAGGTAATGGTAGCGGAAAAACAACTCTTGCCAAGATGATACTCGGTCTATACAATCCTCAAAATGGTTCCATTTCATACAAAGGGAATAAGGTAGAGTCCAAACATCTAAGTTACTATCGGTCAAGATTTTCTGCTGTATTCACAGATTCATATGTGTTTGATCAACTATTGCATATAAAAGAACAACAGCTTCAGCAAAAAAGTGAGGAGCTTATTGATATGCTTGAGTTGAGTAAAAAAGTAAGAATTGAAAATGGGAAATTCAGTTCCAAAAGGCTTTCTGATGGTCAGAAAAAACGACTTTCACTAATAGTCTCCATTTTGGAAGATAAGGAGGTTTATTTGTTTGACGAATGGGCTGCCAATCAAGACCCACATTTTAAAGAGGTGTTTTATTATAAGATATTGAACTATCTCAAGGAAAATGGCAAAACAGTTATTGTCATTACTCATGATGATCGTTATTTCGATGTTGCCGATCGCATCATAAAATTGGTAAATGGAAAGATCGCACAATATGCCCAATAA
- a CDS encoding glycosyltransferase family A protein — MVVYFLTASIVLLIFIGIHSYNYLSGKRLIKNILYQNCLKKKDISVLDKEHNDISITSDIIISLTTIPERINDIELTIKSLLNQSVKPKSINLYIPYRSLRNNKEYVIPEWLHKLKNVKVIRIEKDYGSASKFIPAIESCSSEQYILVVDDDNIYPSNYVRDFSEASSSNPEVVLAASGWRVPKDLIDRSTTLYSNIFKVPPTPVPGTRIKEVYPIDIVQGYSGFLIKPAFFNLEILKDYSNVPEAVFFVDDVWVSAHCKVPKYVFPISRFCFVPFGLQDYFKQSSLAKINNWDRVKDEDRNNSIAIKFLKDKWAH; from the coding sequence ATGGTAGTTTATTTTCTAACAGCGTCTATTGTATTATTAATTTTTATTGGAATTCATTCCTATAACTATCTATCTGGTAAGCGTCTTATTAAAAATATCCTTTATCAGAATTGCCTTAAGAAAAAGGATATCTCTGTTCTTGACAAAGAGCATAATGACATTTCAATAACTTCAGATATAATAATCTCATTGACTACTATCCCTGAGAGAATAAATGATATAGAGCTTACAATAAAAAGTTTACTTAATCAGTCTGTAAAACCTAAGTCGATCAATCTGTACATACCCTATCGATCATTAAGGAATAATAAAGAATACGTTATCCCTGAATGGCTTCATAAGCTCAAGAATGTAAAAGTTATTCGAATAGAAAAGGATTACGGATCAGCTTCTAAGTTTATCCCGGCTATTGAAAGCTGCTCCTCTGAACAGTATATTCTTGTAGTGGATGATGACAATATCTATCCTTCAAACTATGTTCGCGATTTTTCTGAAGCTTCTAGTAGTAATCCTGAAGTAGTTTTAGCAGCTTCTGGTTGGAGAGTTCCCAAAGACTTGATTGATCGATCAACTACTCTTTATAGCAATATTTTTAAAGTTCCTCCAACCCCAGTGCCAGGCACAAGGATTAAAGAGGTTTATCCGATTGATATTGTACAGGGTTATTCAGGTTTCCTTATCAAGCCTGCATTTTTTAATTTGGAAATATTAAAAGATTACTCAAATGTTCCAGAAGCAGTTTTTTTTGTAGACGATGTTTGGGTGAGTGCACATTGCAAAGTGCCTAAGTATGTTTTTCCAATTAGTCGTTTCTGCTTTGTTCCATTTGGGTTGCAAGATTATTTCAAGCAGTCCAGCCTAGCAAAAATCAATAATTGGGATAGAGTAAAAGATGAAGATCGTAACAATTCAATTGCCATAAAGTTTCTTAAGGATAAATGGGCTCATTAA
- a CDS encoding DUF1647 domain-containing protein, translating to MERSHNMPNNNYIVSAANSRYYKNFCQLMHSFNKLKEYQNSRVILYDLGLSESEAEIIQNKEIALFEYVEYRKFKFEEYPEFVRPQFNTYSWKPIIIHTVAKEIKASFLWMDSANCILKNLNPIWSEIESTYSYAPISGSGTLKDWTVQETLDYLNVPKKFYNQPNRAGNTFGFFSGSEAIMRLLDRWESFALIKECIRPEGANRSNHRDDQSLLTILLLESQSSKELNLTRDRVNISASLPTPYISVRNIFPKWINLKVGEVAHYYFFWLRFLDMLINKLKGN from the coding sequence ATGGAAAGATCGCACAATATGCCCAATAACAACTACATCGTCTCAGCGGCAAATAGTCGATACTACAAGAATTTTTGCCAACTGATGCATTCTTTTAACAAATTGAAAGAGTATCAAAATAGTCGTGTAATATTATATGATTTAGGTCTGAGTGAAAGTGAAGCTGAAATTATTCAAAATAAAGAGATAGCATTATTTGAGTATGTAGAATATCGCAAGTTTAAATTCGAAGAGTACCCGGAATTTGTGCGCCCTCAATTCAATACCTATTCATGGAAACCTATCATCATTCATACAGTAGCGAAGGAGATAAAGGCTAGTTTTTTATGGATGGATAGTGCTAATTGTATTTTGAAAAACCTTAATCCAATCTGGTCAGAAATAGAATCCACATACAGTTATGCCCCTATTAGTGGGTCAGGTACTTTGAAAGATTGGACAGTACAAGAGACTTTAGATTATTTGAATGTTCCTAAAAAATTCTATAACCAGCCTAATCGTGCTGGGAATACCTTCGGGTTTTTTAGTGGGAGTGAAGCAATCATGAGGCTGCTTGATAGATGGGAGAGTTTTGCTTTAATCAAAGAATGTATTCGGCCGGAGGGTGCAAATAGATCTAATCACAGAGACGATCAATCTTTACTAACCATATTGTTATTGGAAAGTCAAAGTTCTAAAGAATTAAACCTAACTCGAGACCGAGTTAACATAAGTGCATCTTTACCTACCCCTTATATTAGCGTCCGAAATATATTTCCAAAATGGATTAATTTGAAAGTGGGGGAGGTTGCGCATTATTATTTCTTTTGGTTAAGGTTTCTGGACATGTTGATCAATAAATTAAAAGGAAATTGA
- the aepY gene encoding phosphonopyruvate decarboxylase has protein sequence MLDPKVFLDLIKSQGIHFSTGVPDSLLKDFCACIVDSGSDIIAANEGGAVALAAGHHLATGEIPFVYMQNSGFGNIINPLTSLIDPEVYSIPMLIMVGWRGEPGVKDEPQHIKQGRINEALIEALEVRHDILSSDIEEAQSQVETAVSYMQSNQAPYILLVRKDTFAPYKMQNLPQVPDYEMNREDAVKEILNKLSDQDVVVSTTGKTSREVFEKRAADHLGHQRDFLTVGCMGHASQIALGIALAKQERKVFCLDGDGAFIMHMGSAGIIADQKPKNYYHIVINNGAHDSVGGQPTIGFNLDLEKIASGCGYQSSFSVKTKAELAGIWNEFIAAKGPVFLEIKTKKGARKDLGRPTIKPIDNKIDFMNNLK, from the coding sequence ATGCTTGATCCGAAGGTGTTTTTGGACCTGATTAAGTCTCAGGGAATTCACTTTAGTACTGGAGTTCCTGATTCTTTGCTGAAAGATTTTTGTGCTTGCATTGTTGATTCAGGTTCCGATATCATAGCTGCCAATGAAGGTGGTGCTGTGGCACTTGCCGCGGGCCATCATTTGGCCACTGGAGAGATCCCTTTTGTATATATGCAAAACTCAGGATTCGGTAATATTATCAATCCATTGACTTCCTTAATTGATCCAGAGGTTTATAGCATTCCAATGCTCATCATGGTTGGTTGGCGTGGTGAGCCGGGGGTGAAAGATGAACCCCAGCATATCAAACAAGGAAGAATAAATGAAGCGCTTATTGAAGCACTAGAAGTACGGCACGATATATTGTCATCGGATATCGAAGAGGCTCAATCTCAAGTAGAGACTGCTGTGAGCTACATGCAGTCAAATCAGGCGCCTTACATTTTACTGGTGAGAAAAGACACCTTCGCGCCTTATAAAATGCAGAACCTCCCTCAAGTCCCAGACTATGAGATGAACAGAGAGGATGCTGTCAAGGAAATACTGAATAAGCTCTCTGATCAAGACGTAGTAGTTTCGACTACCGGCAAGACTTCCCGAGAAGTATTTGAAAAAAGAGCTGCAGATCATTTGGGCCATCAAAGAGATTTTTTGACTGTGGGCTGTATGGGACATGCTTCTCAAATTGCTTTGGGCATTGCTTTAGCCAAGCAAGAACGAAAAGTATTTTGTTTGGATGGTGATGGTGCCTTTATCATGCATATGGGATCTGCAGGCATTATTGCAGATCAAAAACCAAAAAATTATTACCATATAGTAATCAATAATGGCGCCCATGATTCCGTAGGTGGCCAGCCTACGATTGGGTTTAATTTGGATTTAGAAAAGATCGCATCCGGATGTGGCTATCAGTCCTCTTTCAGTGTTAAAACCAAGGCTGAGTTAGCAGGTATTTGGAATGAATTCATAGCAGCTAAAGGTCCAGTTTTCCTGGAAATCAAAACAAAAAAAGGTGCTAGAAAAGATCTGGGAAGACCTACTATTAAGCCGATTGACAACAAGATAGATTTCATGAATAACCTGAAATAA
- a CDS encoding phosphocholine cytidylyltransferase family protein, translated as MSKRIDTAVILAAGKGTRLRPYTHDIPKGFMQVGEEKLIERSIRLLKKNGIENIIIGTGHLHEQYEKLAEAEGLKTFLSPDFAITGSFHTLCYGQELINSDFLLLESDLLFEELAITELLMSKNNDIILCSGFTQSNDEVYVSEQDGLLKKLSKQKEELDTINAELVGIWKVSQKLYQQLLALHSSTPDSKNMDYELAIANLCSKGYHVNVLTCENLIWCEIDNEEHLERAYYDVLPRL; from the coding sequence ATGTCAAAAAGAATTGATACTGCGGTGATACTAGCTGCTGGCAAAGGGACCAGATTGCGTCCCTATACTCATGATATTCCTAAAGGTTTCATGCAAGTTGGTGAGGAGAAGCTCATCGAAAGATCCATTCGTCTATTAAAAAAAAATGGGATTGAAAATATAATTATTGGTACAGGTCACCTGCATGAGCAATATGAAAAACTGGCTGAGGCTGAGGGTTTAAAAACATTTCTTAGCCCTGATTTTGCGATTACTGGAAGCTTTCATACCCTCTGCTATGGTCAAGAATTGATAAATTCAGATTTTTTGCTTCTCGAATCGGATCTTCTTTTCGAAGAGTTAGCTATCACTGAACTTTTAATGTCTAAGAATAATGACATTATTCTATGTAGTGGCTTTACCCAATCCAATGATGAGGTGTACGTCTCTGAGCAAGATGGATTATTAAAAAAACTCTCCAAACAGAAGGAAGAACTTGATACTATCAATGCGGAACTTGTAGGAATCTGGAAGGTATCACAAAAACTTTATCAACAGCTACTAGCACTTCATTCATCAACTCCTGATTCGAAAAATATGGATTATGAGTTAGCAATTGCTAACCTTTGCTCCAAAGGTTACCATGTCAACGTACTCACTTGTGAAAATCTAATTTGGTGTGAAATTGACAATGAAGAACATCTCGAACGTGCCTATTATGATGTGTTACCAAGGCTTTAA
- a CDS encoding stealth family protein codes for MAKIKVDLVYTWVDGADTEHINKWTSYADDPGDVNPERYRDTYQMLKHSLRSVEKYLDWYQNIFIVTARPQVPDWLELSHPKIKIVHHDEIIDKDFLPTFNPNCIESFLHKIPGLAEHFLYINDDFLFGSKTSLEDFMPGGKYRIFNTLFGENLSWRIFDGKNDIVGLGIIEHTPLFIKKEFWEEMTALFPEKLLLTRTNKFRQPEDLMTYKLYRYYMLSQHRTLSNPVSFFELLKINTFHKITNNLAKQQMAINKLETKKPKFYCLNDDQRDSPNQEVVKLVQGFLKRNYPNKSQFEK; via the coding sequence ATGGCGAAGATAAAGGTAGATTTGGTATATACATGGGTTGATGGGGCAGATACTGAACATATCAACAAATGGACAAGCTATGCTGATGATCCGGGAGATGTAAATCCAGAAAGATATCGTGATACTTACCAGATGCTCAAGCATAGTTTGAGATCTGTAGAAAAATACCTTGACTGGTATCAAAACATTTTTATCGTAACTGCAAGACCGCAAGTGCCCGATTGGCTAGAACTATCTCATCCCAAAATAAAGATCGTTCATCACGATGAAATCATAGATAAAGATTTTCTTCCTACTTTTAACCCCAATTGTATAGAAAGCTTCCTTCATAAAATACCAGGCTTAGCCGAGCATTTTTTGTACATCAACGATGACTTTTTGTTTGGAAGTAAGACCAGTTTGGAAGATTTTATGCCTGGTGGAAAATATCGGATATTTAATACACTTTTTGGAGAAAACCTGAGTTGGAGAATTTTTGATGGTAAAAACGACATAGTTGGTCTCGGCATCATCGAACATACCCCTCTTTTCATCAAAAAGGAGTTTTGGGAAGAAATGACTGCATTATTTCCCGAAAAGCTGCTTCTGACTCGAACCAACAAGTTTCGACAGCCGGAAGATCTTATGACTTATAAATTATATCGCTACTATATGCTTTCGCAGCATAGAACACTGAGTAATCCGGTCTCTTTTTTTGAATTGCTGAAAATTAATACTTTTCATAAAATCACCAACAATCTTGCAAAACAACAAATGGCTATTAATAAATTGGAAACCAAAAAACCGAAGTTCTATTGTCTGAATGATGACCAGCGTGACAGTCCAAACCAGGAGGTAGTCAAACTGGTTCAGGGTTTTTTGAAAAGAAATTATCCCAATAAGAGTCAATTCGAAAAGTAA
- the aepX gene encoding phosphoenolpyruvate mutase → MKQVYVGMGTDLIHHGHINIIEIARELGEVTVGLLSDKAVSKYSRMPFLSFDERKKILENLKGVKEVIPQYELDYEENLKKLKPDYVVHGSDWKTGPQRHVRQKVIDMLKEWGGELIEPEYTHGISSTGLRKALKEVGTTPDIRRRLLKRLLESKDIVRVLEAHNGISGLIVEDTKFEAEGEIREFDAMWVSSLTDSTAKGKPDTEYVDRTSRFQTINDILDVTTKPIILDGDTGGIPEHFELLVKNLERLGVSAIVIEDKTGVKRNSLFGTEVEQTLDTIEGFSEKISRGKKAQMTDDFMIFARLESLIAELGMEDALKRAKAYIEAGADGIMIHSRHKDGNEILEFMKKYDKFEVKVPVISVPSSYNQFTENELQAAGFNIVIYANHLLRSAFPAMQKTAQSILEHKRSKEAADQYCMSIKEILTILPN, encoded by the coding sequence ATGAAGCAAGTATATGTAGGAATGGGCACTGATCTCATCCATCATGGACACATCAATATTATTGAAATAGCGAGAGAATTGGGTGAAGTTACTGTTGGTTTGTTGTCCGACAAAGCTGTATCTAAATATAGCAGAATGCCTTTCTTGTCTTTTGACGAGCGAAAGAAAATTCTTGAAAATCTAAAAGGTGTGAAAGAAGTCATTCCTCAGTACGAGTTGGACTATGAGGAGAACTTAAAAAAATTGAAACCAGATTATGTAGTGCATGGGAGTGACTGGAAAACAGGCCCTCAGCGTCATGTTAGACAAAAGGTGATTGACATGCTTAAAGAATGGGGAGGCGAATTAATAGAACCAGAATATACCCATGGCATTTCTTCTACAGGCCTTCGCAAGGCACTCAAAGAAGTAGGGACTACCCCAGACATCCGAAGAAGACTGTTGAAAAGGTTGTTGGAGTCCAAAGACATTGTGCGCGTGCTTGAAGCCCATAATGGTATTTCTGGATTGATAGTCGAGGACACAAAATTCGAAGCTGAAGGTGAGATTCGAGAGTTTGATGCAATGTGGGTCAGTAGTTTAACCGACTCTACTGCCAAAGGGAAGCCGGATACGGAGTATGTGGATAGAACATCGAGATTTCAAACAATCAACGATATTCTAGATGTAACTACCAAACCAATTATTTTGGATGGAGATACAGGAGGGATTCCCGAGCATTTCGAACTGTTGGTTAAAAATCTGGAGCGTCTTGGTGTTTCAGCCATCGTGATTGAAGATAAAACAGGGGTTAAGAGAAACTCTCTTTTTGGCACAGAAGTAGAACAGACTTTGGATACCATTGAAGGGTTTTCGGAGAAAATATCGAGAGGCAAGAAAGCTCAGATGACAGATGACTTCATGATTTTTGCTCGATTAGAAAGCCTAATCGCAGAGTTAGGAATGGAAGATGCACTAAAACGAGCAAAGGCTTACATTGAAGCAGGCGCAGATGGCATTATGATTCACAGTCGTCACAAAGACGGTAATGAGATTCTAGAATTTATGAAGAAGTATGACAAGTTTGAGGTGAAAGTGCCTGTCATTTCGGTGCCTTCTTCTTACAATCAATTTACCGAGAATGAATTGCAGGCAGCAGGTTTCAATATCGTTATATATGCCAACCATCTGCTAAGAAGTGCTTTTCCAGCCATGCAGAAGACTGCTCAATCCATTCTGGAGCATAAAAGATCTAAAGAAGCTGCTGACCAATACTGCATGTCTATCAAAGAAATTTTGACCATTTTACCTAATTAA
- a CDS encoding 2-aminoethylphosphonate aminotransferase: MLGKLTHQKSIKRNILLNPGPATTSKRVKEAMIIEDICPRESEFGDLMHQICDGILEIGNGLETHEVGLFVASGTGAMEATLVSALGDDDRVLIVTNGAYGLRMEAICKSYGLEYDTAFSFGDYPEAAKVKKVLEDGQFTHLAMIHHETSTGMMNPLEEIAEVCKERDVKLIVDAMSSYGAYPIDLKKTPLDYIFSSSNKCIHGMAGLSFVVFHKDRIEELKRNQRAFYFDLYSQWNNLQQKNQLRFTPPVQICYAFMEAIKETLEEGVKARWKRYQDNWQILYDGFKNLGFQFFLPESYESKILLALDLNSKPELDFNDFHDFLYQHQITIYPGVIPECNTFRVAIIGDLQQEDIHHVMKKVTEYMEG; the protein is encoded by the coding sequence ATGCTGGGAAAGCTTACTCATCAAAAATCCATCAAGAGAAACATTCTTCTCAATCCAGGACCTGCTACTACTTCCAAAAGAGTCAAAGAAGCAATGATCATCGAAGACATTTGTCCACGAGAAAGTGAATTTGGAGATTTGATGCATCAGATATGTGATGGAATTCTCGAAATTGGTAATGGGCTGGAGACACATGAAGTAGGGCTATTTGTAGCCAGCGGAACCGGTGCTATGGAAGCCACTTTAGTATCGGCTCTTGGGGATGATGACAGGGTACTTATTGTTACCAATGGAGCTTACGGGCTGCGCATGGAAGCCATTTGCAAGAGTTATGGATTGGAGTACGATACAGCTTTTAGCTTTGGGGATTATCCTGAAGCAGCCAAGGTTAAAAAAGTGCTAGAAGATGGCCAATTCACTCATTTGGCCATGATTCATCATGAAACCTCCACGGGCATGATGAATCCATTGGAAGAGATTGCAGAAGTTTGTAAGGAGCGGGATGTGAAATTAATTGTTGATGCCATGAGTTCCTACGGGGCCTATCCAATTGACCTTAAAAAGACTCCTCTTGATTATATTTTTTCCTCAAGTAACAAATGTATCCACGGGATGGCTGGACTATCCTTTGTCGTATTTCATAAAGATCGAATCGAAGAATTGAAGCGCAATCAACGGGCTTTTTATTTTGATCTTTACAGCCAATGGAACAATCTGCAGCAAAAGAACCAGTTACGTTTTACTCCTCCAGTTCAGATCTGTTACGCCTTTATGGAGGCCATCAAGGAAACATTAGAAGAAGGAGTGAAAGCGCGTTGGAAACGATACCAGGACAATTGGCAAATACTCTATGATGGGTTTAAAAATTTGGGATTTCAGTTTTTCTTACCTGAATCCTATGAATCTAAAATTCTACTGGCTTTAGATCTGAACAGTAAGCCTGAATTGGATTTCAATGACTTCCATGACTTTTTGTACCAACACCAAATAACCATCTATCCTGGAGTTATTCCTGAATGTAATACCTTTAGGGTAGCTATCATTGGTGATTTACAACAAGAAGATATACATCATGTAATGAAGAAGGTGACTGAATACATGGAAGGTTAA
- a CDS encoding phytanoyl-CoA dioxygenase family protein — MKLNNQQKEFWDKHSYIIFKGLFANRIGEISTWIQEVSKWPEDMSKWLSFYEMDDAAKLSRIENFIPYHSDLASIINGSEVLAIVEELMGESPVLYKERINFKPPGGGAHAAHQDGVAYESGDLGAFDPKVVPYISVLISVDSATKSNGCFEVVEPWGIDNMNILPMEKPYPHAPNFSKIAQSVEDQLNWVQLETQPGDVIFFTERLPHRSKTNTTNKARRILYGVYNPLKEGDKRAKYYSDKRQNINDSRYMVGNPHAPSKLI; from the coding sequence ATGAAATTAAATAATCAACAAAAGGAATTTTGGGACAAGCATTCTTATATCATTTTTAAAGGATTGTTTGCAAACAGAATTGGTGAAATTTCTACTTGGATTCAGGAGGTTTCCAAATGGCCTGAAGACATGTCCAAATGGCTTAGTTTCTATGAAATGGATGATGCAGCCAAGTTAAGTAGAATTGAAAACTTCATTCCTTATCACTCAGACTTGGCTTCTATTATTAATGGCTCAGAGGTCTTGGCCATAGTAGAAGAACTTATGGGAGAAAGCCCTGTATTGTATAAGGAAAGAATCAATTTCAAACCTCCTGGGGGTGGTGCACATGCCGCTCATCAGGATGGAGTGGCATATGAAAGCGGGGATTTGGGAGCCTTTGATCCAAAAGTAGTGCCTTACATTTCCGTACTAATTAGCGTGGATTCTGCAACAAAATCTAATGGGTGTTTTGAAGTGGTAGAACCATGGGGAATAGACAATATGAACATTCTACCTATGGAAAAACCGTATCCACATGCACCTAATTTTTCTAAAATTGCCCAATCAGTGGAAGATCAACTTAACTGGGTCCAACTGGAAACTCAACCCGGCGATGTGATTTTCTTTACAGAAAGGCTACCGCACAGATCCAAAACTAATACAACAAATAAAGCAAGAAGAATTCTATACGGAGTATACAACCCCTTGAAAGAAGGAGATAAGCGAGCTAAATATTATTCGGATAAGCGTCAGAATATTAATGACTCCAGATATATGGTAGGCAACCCACATGCACCTAGCAAGCTCATTTAA
- a CDS encoding LicD family protein has translation MNLLRVSQYIQRFIHVYVYRILGTHQEKKIEVLTELYGYSVDFLNEVGEDYWVDFGTLLGYYRENGIIPHDIDADFSMHEKSYTKVLKSKKLLSKKVKFYDTSHRHRGPKLYFNYKGFDVDIYFYEDLGDVVRNYENTQWPNERREMPKELVYPLKWERFLNKKCLIPAKPKEYLEYIYGYLGTDSKRNKETGFWERI, from the coding sequence ATGAACCTTTTGCGTGTTAGCCAATATATACAGCGTTTTATACATGTCTACGTTTACAGGATACTTGGAACTCATCAAGAAAAAAAAATCGAGGTACTAACTGAGCTTTACGGTTATAGTGTAGATTTTTTGAATGAAGTGGGGGAAGATTACTGGGTAGATTTCGGAACGTTATTAGGTTATTACCGTGAAAATGGTATCATTCCACATGATATTGATGCAGATTTTAGTATGCATGAAAAATCTTACACGAAGGTTCTGAAAAGCAAAAAATTATTATCAAAGAAGGTCAAATTCTATGACACTTCGCATAGGCACCGTGGACCAAAACTCTATTTCAATTATAAAGGATTTGATGTTGATATTTATTTCTACGAAGATCTCGGCGATGTGGTAAGAAACTATGAAAACACCCAATGGCCCAACGAGCGCAGGGAGATGCCTAAGGAATTGGTTTATCCATTAAAATGGGAGAGATTCCTGAACAAGAAATGCTTGATTCCTGCCAAACCAAAAGAATACTTAGAGTACATTTATGGTTATTTAGGTACGGATTCAAAAAGAAATAAAGAAACAGGTTTCTGGGAAAGAATATGA